Proteins encoded by one window of Ascochyta rabiei chromosome 1, complete sequence:
- a CDS encoding inner nuclear membrane protein enriched at telomere/subtelomere region: MADARGEYWYFEPGVDSSKITVPELRSILLKHGVGYPSSAKKPQLVALFNESVAPQAAQVQRTHARTKRTTRGIVDVPSSSNSTVDDAEDDTLVAPTPATRRTARRTTRGATEDAEDAAPASRAKTPSRAVPAKHSRALEPEVDERPAARRTRKSITPAYKEPTPDPEAWHRSGPESPFTQENPFQSGSSPAVPDATSRDKSRRRTLGSELKTRRKSDAHRRRTVEPSADQYDEGIVVPSRKTFDVAAPHAKEEEHESTDAGEEFTPEEQLELVRDRAKSGQVDILPPRRRKQPSKATGTLKAFSATLLLTTAAVFGGVWRQEKVEVGFCGIGREATSLAGVEVPEWASDILPQCEPCPPHAQCYRALELTCDRDFIRKDHPLSLGGLIPLPPTCEPDSVKTRKVTAVANKAVEILREKRAQYECGEPDAEGKLVETPEVAEEELKQELAAHTQKGMSDKEFSELFDRAFPETVLRDEVVETKNAYLPVDTELPVNDISPQPRSQSSPSPVASEDPLYNPLNDIFSKL; encoded by the exons ATGGCCGACGCACGCGGGGAATACTGGTACTTTGAGCCTGGTGTCGACTCGTCGAAGATAACGGTGCCTGAGCTGCGCAGCATCCTGCTCAAACACGGCGTTGGTTACCCGTCGTCTGCGAAGAAGCCGCAGCTGGTAGCGCTCTTCAACGAGTCTGTCGCCCCACAGGCTGCGCAAGTACAAAGGACACATGCGCGCACGAAGCGCACTACGCGGGGCATTGTAGACGTGCCATCAAGCTCCAATAGCACCGTCGATGACGCCGAGGACGACACGTTGGTGGCCCCAACGCCTGCGACGAGGCGAACCGCGCGCCGTACCACCCGTGGGGCAACCGAGGACGCCGAAGACGCTGCACCCGCATCGCGCGCAAAGACGCCATCTCGCGCCGTACCTGCAAAGCACAGCAGAGCACTCGAACCGGAGGTCGACGAGCGCCCGGCAGCTAGACGCACTCGCAAGAGCATCACTCCGGCCTACAAAGAGCCCACACCTGACCCAGAAGCATGGCATCGCTCAGGCCCTGAGAGTCCCTTTACACAAGAGAATCCATTTCAAAGCGGCAGCTCGCCAGCAGTCCCGGATGCTACATCACGCGACAAGAGCAGGAGGAGAACGCTGGGGTCTGAGCTAAAGACGAGACGCAAGAGCGATGCACATCGTAGACGCACGGTCGAGCCCAGCGCAGACCAGTACGATGAAGGTATCGTCGTGCCCTCCCGCAAGACGTTCGACGTAGCCGCCCCACACGCGAAAGAGGAGGAACACGAGAGCACGGATGCCGGCGAGGAGTTTACACCAGAGGAGCAGCTAGAACTTGTACGAGATCGCGCGAAGAGCGGACAGGTCGACATACTGCCTCCTCGAAGGCGTAAGCAACCCTCGAAGGCAACGGGCACCCTCAAGGCGTTCTCAGCAACACTGCTTCTCACGACTGCTGCCGTCTTTGGTGGTGTTTGGAGGCAAGAGAAGGTCGAGGTGGGCTTCTGCGGTATCGGAAGGGAAGCTACAAGCCTGGCGGGCGTGGAGGTGCCAGAATGGGCCAGCGATATCCTCCCCCAGTGCGAGCCTTGCCCACCACATGCACAGTGCTACAGAGCTCTGGAACTCACGTGCGATCGTGACTTTATTCGCAAAGATCACCCCCTGTCTCTGGGTGGTCTGATACCTTTGCCACCAACCTGCGAACCTGACAGTGTCAAAACGCGCAAAGTCACAGCAGTTGCCAACAAAGCAGTCGAGATCCTGCGAGAGAAGAGGGCACAGTACGAGTGCGGCGAGCCCGATGCAGAAGGCAAACTAGTTGAGACGCCGGAGGTCGCTGAAGAGGAGCTGAAGCAAGAGCTAGCCGCCCATACACAAAAGGGCATGTCAGACAAGGAGTTCAGCGAACTGTTCGATCGAGCCTTCCCCGAGACAGTACTGCGAGATGAGGTCGTCGAGACCAAAAATGC TTACCTTCCTGTGGATACAGAACTACCGGTAAACGACATCTCACCTCAACCTCGCTCGCAAAGCTCTCCCTCACCTGTAGCGTCCGAAGATCCGTTGTACAATCCTTTGAACGACATCTTCTCCAAATTGTAA
- a CDS encoding inner nuclear membrane protein enriched at telomere/subtelomere region has translation MEARAKQLASDVFDRLANHAALSYQEPGAYPERGVSMAQLRDDVLRNEFSSSRRQKLWERVQKKVEFNSNVRAAVRTANSGDVARMWEWIGPMHLIEDGRSSGKRESGRFNIENTPPTASKEMTEKRTWNEGLPVY, from the coding sequence ATGGAGGCTCGCGCCAAGCAACTCGCCAGCGACGTCTTTGACAGGCTCGCCAACCACGCTGCGCTCAGCTATCAAGAGCCCGGTGCTTACCCCGAGCGTGGAGTGAGTATGGCGCAGCTACGAGATGACGTTCTTCGTAACGAGTTCTCGTCGTCGCGCCGACAGAAGCTGTGGGAGCGGGTACAGAAGAAGGTTGAATTCAACTCGAATGTACGTGCAGCAGTCAGGACTGCAAACAGTGGCGATGTTGCGCGCATGTGGGAGTGGATTGGTCCAATGCACCTGATCGAGGATGGCCGAAGCAGTGGCAAGCGCGAGAGCGGCCGCTTCAACATCGAGAACACACCACCAACTGCATCAAAGGAGATGACGGAGAAGAGGACGTGGAACGAAGGACTTCCTGTCTACTAA
- a CDS encoding 40s ribosomal protein L44e, whose translation MVNVPKTRRTYCKGKDCKKHTQHKVTQYKAGKASLFAQGKRRYDRKQSGYGGQTKPVFHKRAKTTKKVVLRLECTACKTKAQLALKRCKHFELGGDKKTKGAALVF comes from the exons ATG GTCAACGTTCCCAAGACCCGCCGTACCTACTGCAAGGGCAAGGACTGCAAGAAGCACACCCAGCACAAGGTCACCC AGTACAAGGCTGGAAAGGCTTCTCTGTTCGCTCAGGGTAAGCGTCGTTACGACCGTAAGCAGTCCGGTTACGGAGGTCAGACCAAGCCCGTCTTCCACAAGAGGGCCAAGACCACCAAGAAGGTCGTGCTCCGATTAGAGTGCACTGCCTGCAAGACCAAGGCACAG CTCGCCCTCAAGCGATGCAAGCACTTCGAGCTCGGTGGTGACAAGAAGACCAAGGGTGCCGCCCTTGTCTTCTAA
- a CDS encoding Triacylglycerol lipase, which produces MRSPEGSRQTWAAIWKSLFAVGIFAQVTILLAFLGSYLGFYTHETLPSSIRAFTSTSNNDGLTLRHIIHHGAGQPGPRARRLDVTSDRMVQAEAVGEFGPFVVKKASITIEKPSKIYKYDGQRPMWSTMSPLWVAEDVAGPDVEDKDTVISLASMSEDAYKPGPEDPEWMDVDENYNSSVPFGWDDSGIRGHVFTDDTNSTIILSVKGTTVAMFEGNGTSGHDKENDNLFGSCCCGQGGSYWWKQSCDCMTGTYSCDDKCVREELRKPNRYYLATVELYEEVLRIYPDANIITTGHSLGGVLASLIGLQHGIPAVSFEAYPQAMAAKRLGLPVAGDVAPLRKNTGGFHFGHTADPVYMGTCNGFSSFCSIGGYAFETICHTGKRCAYDVVKDWGWRQSTTTHRLRYAIDNVYKKYDKAATCVDEDVTCVDCFLWKFEDGTHTKPATTSTATPTSRTRTRTETCKTPGWWGCRDETSTIATATATATLTNPVITSPPESSISTCKTPGWFGCKDKTTSITPSSSAETTTTTCTSKGWFGRCADETPVTTTPAVEGHAYYRTAPTVTQTAP; this is translated from the exons ATGCGCTCGCCTGAAGGATCTCGCCAAACTTGGGCTGCAATCTGGAAATCTCTCTTTGCCGTTGGTATCTTCGCGCAGGTCACGATACTTCTGGCGTTTTTAGGCTCCTATTTGGGTTTCTACACTCATGAGACCTTGCCATCCTCGATCCGTGCCTTTACCAGCACTTCCAACAACGATGGTTTGACCTTGCGACACATTATTCATCATGGTGCGGGCCAGCCGGGACCGCGTGCGAGGAGGTTGGACGTGACGTCCGATAGGATGGTCCAAGCTGAAGCTGTCGGCGAATTCGGACCCTTTGTTGTCAAAAAGGCCTCGATCACCATCGAGAAGCCCTCAAAGATTTACAAGTATGATGGCCAGAGGCCAATGTGGTCCACGATGTCGCCATTGTGGGTCGCCGAAGATGTTGCTGGTCCGGATGTTGAAGATAAGGATACAGTAATCAGTCTGGCTTCGATGTCAGAGGACGCCTATAAGCCTGGCCCAGAGGATCCGGAATGGATGGACGTCGACGAGAACTACAACTCGTCTGTGCCGTTCGGCTGGGATGACAGCGGCATTAGAGGCCATGTCTTCACCGACGACACGAACTCCACCATCATTCTATCGGTTAAGGGTACCACGGTCGCCATGTTCGAGGGAAACGGAACCTCTGGTCATGACAAAGAAAACGATAACTTGTTCGGCTCCTGCTGCTGTGGTCAGGGTGGCTCGTATTGGTGGAAACAGAGTTGTGACTGCATGACCGGCACTTATTCTTGTGATGACAAGTGCGTTAGGGAAGAGCTGAGGAAACCGAATAGGTATTACCTCGCGACAGTCGAACTGTATGAAGAGGTACTGCGCATATATCCCGATGCGAACATCATCACGACCGGACACAGCTTGGGTGGCGTGCTGGCCTCGCTGATTGGATTGCAGCATGGCATCCCGGCAGTCTCGTTTGAAGCATATCCACAAGCCATGGCAGCAAAGCGACTTGGACTACCTGTAGCTGGGGATGTCGCTCCACTTCGGAAGAACACGGGAGGCTTCCACTTCGGACATACAGCTGACCCAGTCTACATGGGTACCTGCAACGGCTTCTCAAGCTTCTGCTCCATCGGCGGCTATGCGTTCGAAACGATATGTCACACTGGAAAGCGCTGTGCCTACGACGTTGTGAAAGACTGGGGGTGGAGGCAAAGCACGACAACGCACCGCCTCAGGTACGCAATTGACAACGTGTATAAGAAGTATGACAAGGCAGCAACGTGTGTCGATGAAGACGTCACATGCGTAGACTGTTTCCTCTGGAAATTTGAAGATGGGACGCACACCAAGCCTGCAACAACATCGACAGCTACGCCCACATCGCGTACCAGAACGAGGACCGAGACCTGCAAAACGCCCGGTTGGTGGGGATGCCGTGATGAGACCTCGACAATCGCAACCGCAACCGCAACCGCGACGTTGACAAATCCTGTTATAACATCGCCCCCGGAATCAAGCATCAGCACATGCAAGACG CCTGGCTGGTTTGGCTGTAAAGACAAAACCACCTCCATAACGCCCAGCTCTTCAGCAGAAACAACGACTACAACATGTACGAGCAAGGGCTGGTTTGGTCGATGTGCTGACGAAACGCCCGTTACGACGACACCAGCAGTAGAAGGACATGCCTACTATCGCACAGCACCAACAGTGACTCAGACAGCACCATAG
- a CDS encoding Salicylate 1-monooxygenase, translated as MPLNIIIVGAGLGGLAAAISVKQEKPDHRVQVIESAPALAEVGAGLQVTPNATRLLKRWGLMRSLEKLASSPQEFTIHRYSDGALIGKRDNFGEEMLAKYKSPFWDMHRADLQIGMYERARELGVEFRFGALVKSTELETPSVTLSNGDCVEGDIIIAADGLWSQCRSAFLGCPSPPIPTGDLAYRVILRVEEIENDELRRYFETPRVVLWAGPDCHAICYPLKGGSLINIVLLVPDTLPEGVARAAGGLDEMLEIFQDWDPRLKSLLTMVPKVEKWKLMHLDELQHWSNAEATIAFLGDACHPMLPYLAQGAGSSLEDGAALGVLLSRADHRQDLPEILKLYEQLRKPRSSALQKRSMIQRHINHLPDGPEQRARDDLLNQQLEEPLPGYPFYWLDPTQQSIVYGYDVYEELDKLKIAATSHNHNDRATRKHSKV; from the exons ATGCCCTTAAACATTATAATTGTTGGCGCAGGGCTGGGTGGCTTGGCCGCCGCAATTTCCGTGAAGCAGGAAAAGCCTGACCACCGGGTGCAGGTTATAGAGTCTGCACCAGCATTAGCGGAG GTTGGAGCGGGTCTTCAGGTCACCCCGAATGCTACTAGATTGCTGAAAAGATGGGGCCTTATGCGTAGCCTGGAGAAGCTGGCTTCGAGTCCACAAGAATTCACCATACACCGCTACAGCGATGGTGCTCTGATTGGAAAACGAGACAACTTCGGCGAAGAAATGCTGGCAAAATATAAAAGTCCATTCTGGGATATGCATCGAGCAGATCTCCAGATCGGAATGTACGAACGTGCAAGAGAGCTTGGGGTGGAGTTCAGATTTGGCGCACTGGTTAAATCAACCGAGTTGGAGACTCCTTCTGTTACGCTTTCAAACGGAGACTGCGTCGAGGGTGATATAATTATTGCAGCTGATG GCCTCTGGTCGCAGTGTCGCAGTGCCTTTTTAGGGTGCCCTTCGCCTCCTATTCCCACTGGAGACCTCGCATACCGCGTCATCCTCCGTGTAGAGGAAATTGAAAATGACGAACTGCGTCGTTACTTTGAGACACCAAGAGTCGTGTTATGGGCTGGGCCGGATTGTCATGCCATCTGCTATCCACTGAAGGGGGGCTCGCTAATCAACATTGTACTCCTGGTTCCCGATACCCTTCCAGAAGGTGTGGCCAGGGCAGCAGGCGGCCTCGACGAAATGCTTGAAATCTTCCAAGACTGGGATCCACG GCTCAAATCCTTACTCACCATGGTTCCTAAAGTTGAAAAGTGGAAACTAATGCACC TCGACGAATTGCAGCATTGGTCCAACGCAGAAGCGACTATAGCATTCCTCGGCGATGCTTGTCATCCAATGTTGCCATACCTTGCCCAAGGTGCTGGTTCATCATTGGAAGATGGGGCAGCGCTGGGTGTATTGTTGTCAAGGGCCGATCATCGTCAAGACCTGCCTGAGATTCTTAAACTGTATGAACAGTTGAGGAAGCCCCGCAGCTCTGCACTTCAGAAACGGAGTATGATCCAG AGGCACATCAATCACCTGCCTGACGGGCCTGAACAACGAGCAAGGGACGATTTACTGAATCAACAGCTAGAGGAGCCCTTGCCCGGTTACCCATTTTATTG GCTAGATCCCACACAGCAGAGTATCGTGTATGGATATGATGTGTATGAAGAA CTTGACAAGTTGAAAATCGCTGCTACTAGCCACAATCACAATGATAGAGCTACGCGAAAGCACTCCAAGGTATAG